The proteins below come from a single Pseudomonadota bacterium genomic window:
- a CDS encoding polyprenol monophosphomannose synthase, with protein MKKLVILPTYNEKENLAQIVAMVLAVDSSFEVLIVDDHSPDGTGEIADLLASSETRVHVLHREKKLGLGTAYLEGFRFALDRNFDLIFEMDADFSHNPEYLPDFVEASRTFDLVIGSRYLQGVNVINWPLSRLLLSYGANMYVRLVTGLGLRDATSGFRCFRREVLEEIDLHKISSEGYAFQIELAYICWRKGFAVGEIPIVFVERRAGKTKMSRRVIAEAVWIVWKLKLLNLFGLYRRK; from the coding sequence ATGAAAAAACTGGTCATCCTGCCTACCTACAATGAAAAGGAGAATCTCGCCCAGATTGTGGCGATGGTTCTGGCGGTGGATTCGTCCTTTGAGGTGCTTATTGTCGACGATCACTCACCGGACGGGACCGGGGAGATCGCCGACCTGCTTGCCTCGAGCGAAACGCGGGTTCATGTCCTGCATCGGGAAAAGAAACTCGGGCTTGGCACTGCCTATCTAGAAGGGTTTCGATTCGCCCTGGACCGGAACTTTGATCTCATCTTTGAGATGGATGCCGATTTTTCCCATAATCCCGAATATCTGCCGGATTTTGTTGAAGCGAGCAGGACGTTTGACCTGGTGATCGGTTCCAGGTATCTACAGGGAGTCAATGTGATCAACTGGCCCCTGTCGCGCCTGCTCCTCAGTTACGGAGCCAATATGTATGTCCGGTTGGTGACGGGTCTTGGTCTGCGGGATGCCACCAGCGGTTTCCGATGTTTTCGGCGGGAAGTGCTGGAGGAAATCGATTTGCACAAAATTTCCTCGGAAGGCTACGCCTTTCAGATCGAGCTGGCGTATATCTGCTGGCGGAAAGGGTTTGCCGTTGGTGAAATTCCGATCGTCTTTGTCGAAAGAAGGGCTGGAAAGACCAAAATGAGCCGGCGGGTCATCGCCGAAGCGGTGTGGATTGTATGGAAACTCAAGCTCCTGAACCTCTTCGGGCTCTACCGAAGAAAATAG